AGGATATTCAGATCACAGAAATTGAACGTAGGATTCCTGCCAATGATTTCGATTGGGTTAATGTTAAACTTCAATACAAAAATATATTAGCTGAAGCTAATAATCAAGAGAAAAATGAAATGGAAAAACCATTGGTGGTTTCTTTTACAATGGACAGGCCTGTAAAGGCCCTTGGCTTTGAAATCCAGAAAGAGAAAACCCAAGAAACGAAGCCTGTTCCCGTTCCTGCCCCTATCCCTACTCCAGGACCAACTCCTCAAGGAACAACCAATAAGACTGCGGAAAAAGGCATAAAACTTAGTATGCCCAAACCTGGCGAAGGAGTGACAACTCCAGTTAAGGTTTCGGGAACGTCGAAGGGAGTAGATGGTACCATAAGAATACGAATTAAAGATTCAAACGGGATAACACTGGTGGAAAAGCCTGTTGCCATGAATGGGGGAACATTTAGCGGGAGCATGGGTTTTAGTCCGCCCGCCAATCCTGAGAAGGGGACTGTGGAAGCCTTTGTTAATGGGGAAGGTGGAGTAGAAAAGGATATGGTTGCTGTTCCAGTTACCATTTTACCAAATTCCACCAATGAACCAGAACCTATTGGTGCACCATAGACTGCAAGAACAAAAGGATAGGGCTGGAATGAAAGGAGTGACCAAAGTCTGTTAGCATTTTATGGTTTACTCGGATTAGGACTGTTACTGGCTTTGGTCCTCGTTTCCCATATCAAAGTGCATTTTAAATATTTTCGTGTTGCAGAGGATGATACAATTAGTTTTGAATTTTTTCTTTTGGGTTTTATTCATTATAAAATTGAAGTACCAGTTGTCATATTTCAACAGAAGCTCTCGGGTATTTCTCTAACAACCCGAACAGAATTAGAAACTGGTGGTGATCATTCGGAGGAATTGCTGGGTAAGCAAGAAAAGCGTACTATTTCAAGCATAGGGGAAGCAAAAAACCTTTGTCACCGCTGGTGGCCGTTCTTTAGAGCTATAAAACCTGATATGGACTATCTACTGGCACACCTAAGTTTGGAACGTTTTGTTTGGAAGCTTAGAATTGGTACAGGAGATGCCGCGGTAACGGGCATCATTACAGGTGTGGCCTGGGGCATTATGGGTAGCATTACTTCATTATTTTATAAAAAAATAGCTACCAACAAACCAGAACCAGAGCTTCAGGTAGAACCAAACTTCAAAAAAGAAGTATTTTCAACTTCAATAGACTGCATATTTAAAATACGTGTTGTAAATATTATGGTTACTGGTATTAAAATTCTTCAAAAAAAGGTAAAAAGACGGGGGGTGAATGATGTTGTCAGAACATCCCATTGAAGGTTTAATGAAAACAGCCATGGAAAGTATAAAAGAAATGGTGGATGTTAACACAGTGGTTGGTGACCCAGTAGAAACACCGGATGGTAGTGTTATTATTCCAGTCTCCAGGGTAGCCTGCGGTTTTGCTGCTGGTGGTGGGGAATATTCAGCAGGGATCAGCGCTAAAAACAATAGTAATGGAGATTCAGTTGGTTCACCCTTTGGCGGTGGCAGTGGAGCAGGTGTATCTGTACAACCAATGGGTTTCCTTGTGGTTGGTAATGGTCAGATACGCCTATTGCCGGTAGATGATAGCCATGCATTATTTGATCGTTTGATCGATGCAGCTCCGCAAATGTTAAATCAAATACAAAACATGTTTAACAAATGCGATAAAAAAAATACAGATAGTAATACACAACCGATTGTATAAAAGTGGGATATTCCCACTTTTTTATTTTTACAGTATAGTCATTGATTTTAAAGAATAATTTAAAATTTTGGTGCATTATTTAACAAACTTTACAATATTTCGCAGGAACTACCAGTATTTCTGTCGAAACTAGGTACAACTCCAAAAAGAGTGGAGGTACTGTAGTGATTGATCGATTAATTTCGGTGCCACATTTGAACCAGTTAGTCCTTTATTCAATATGGGAAAAATTTATTAATGGTCAGAGAATAGAAACAAAAGATCTTTTTTCGGAAACATATAAAGCCTGGTTACGATGTGTGGAATATAGGATTAACCCTTATCAGATAACAACGGAAAGCTTATCAGAGGAAGAACTAAGTTATAGGAAATCAAAATTAACAGATATGCTTGAATTGCTTACTCCCCATATCGAGACGATTAAAACGACCCTTAGTACCCATAGTGATACTTTTCTCATCTTAATAACAGACCACGAGGGATTTATTTTAGAGTCCTTCACAGGCAAGGATAGCACCAAGGATTTAATCAATGTACCCTACGCACCTGGCATAGGTTATGCTGAACACCTTGCTGGTAACAATGGTATTGGGTCAGTATTGGCTACGGGTATTCCTCTAGCAGTATTAGGAGCAGAGCATTTTGTGAAGGATTTTCACCGTTGGTCCTGTGTTGGCTCACCTATTATTGGTGATAAAGGCGATATTATTGCGGTACTGGGAGTCTTTATGCCCTGTGGTATGGAAAGTCCTTACACCTTTAGTTTAACCGTAGCCGCAACAAAGGCAGTTGAGGCTGCCATCAAACAAGGCCAAATGGAAAAACAACTGCAGGATACAAGAAAGACACTGAGAAATCTCATGCAACAGAGGAACATTATCTTTAATGCTATGTCCCAGGGGGTGATAATTTTAAATCATGAAGGAATTGTCACCTTTTTTAATAAAGCAGCCGAAGAAATATGGCATATTAATGCCGATGAACTAGTTGGTAGACCTTTCTTTTGTTTCAGCCGTTGTCGTCGTGCGGAACCTTTGTTGATTCGTTCCTTAAAAGAAGCAAATTCCTTTACAAACATAGAATGTAAGTGTAGTAATTTATTGCATGAAAAATATATTTTGGTTAATATTAGCCTGCTGCGGGATGAAAAAAATGCTGTATCAGGTGCCATCGGAATTTACACAGATGTTACCGAATTACGTCGGCAGGAAGCTCGTATTCGGGAGCAAGAGAAACTAGCAGTGGTGGGCCAGATGGCTGCAGGCATGGCTCATGAAATAAGAAATCCCCTTACTTCGGTACGTGGGTTTGCTCAATTGATGAGCGAAAAAATGGCAGAAGAACAAAACCCTTATAAAGAATTTATGGAAATCATGATCCAAGAAATTGATCAGGCTGACAGCTTTATCAATAATTTTCTCCAGTTAGCCAGACCAAAACCGCCTAAAATGCAAGCTTGTTCATTAAATCAACTTATCCTTAATTTTATTAAAATATTTGAGTCCCAGGCCTTTTTGCAGGGTGTAAAAATAGGGATAGATTTGGGGGAAATACCTACTATTGTAATTGACAAAGATCAAATTAAACAAGTTTTGTTGAATCTTTGTCAAAATGCTCTTCAAGCAATGAATATGCAGGGTACCATCACCATAGCCACTCGTTTCCACGCTGCAGAAAAGGAAGTGAGTCTATCAGTCAGAGATAATGGACCTGGTATTCCAGGGGATAATATAGATAAATTGGGAACACCCTTTTTTACCACAAAGGACAAAGGAACAGGACTTGGATTATCCATTTCCTATACCATTGTGGATAAGCACCAGGGTCGTATTGAAGTAGAAAGTACAATTGATGAAGGGACTTGCTTCAAGGTTTACCTACCGGTGTACGAACAGTTCTAATTGGTCAACCCCTCTCATAATATCTGGAATAGGAGGACAAGGGGGGGGTTGAATGGTAAATTACGTATGGCTGGGCATGGTTGTTTTTGGTATTCTTGTGGCCGGTGCTCAGGGTCATATTGAAGTTGTTACGAAGGCGGCTTTGGATGGGGCCCAGATCGCAGTACAAACTTCCTTGAGTTTAATTGCCATTATCACTTTTTGGTTGGGTATTATGAAACTTGCTGAAGCTGCTGGTTTAGTACAAGGATTGGCTAAAGTGGTAAGGCCCATTACGGGTTTTTTATTTCCTAGTATACCTAAGGATCATCCAGCCATGGGTGCTATTGTTATGAACCTTAGTGCCAATATATTGGGCTTGGGAAATGCTGCAACTCCGATGGGTCTTATTGCCATGCAAGAACTACAAAAACTAAATAAGCATCGTCCGGACACAGCTTCCGAGGCCATGTGTACATTTTTAGCCTTAAATACCGGCTGCATTACTATTATACCAACCACGATTATTGGCATCCGTGTGCTATATGGTAGTCAAGAACCTACGGAAATTGTGGGGACTACTGTTTTTGCAACCCTTTGTGGGATGATTGTGGCTATTCTGGCAGACAGGCTATTAAGAAGTCTGTACAGGAATAGGTGGTGAGCCTATGTACGAACTGATCAATCAGATTTCACGCTGGGCCATACCCGTTATGCTTTTATTTATCCCATTGCTGGCGTTCATAAAAAAAGTGCCTGTATTTGAAACATTTGTGGAGGGAGCGGAGGCAGGTTTTTCAACTGCCATTAAAACCATTCCATTTTTAACGGCTATGCTGGTGGCTGTGAGTATTTTTCGAGCCTCCGGGGCTATGGAGCTTTTAGCTTCTTGGATATCCCCAGTGTTAAATATGGTGGGGATTCCTGCAGATATTTTACCCCATGCGGTCATGCGTCCTTTATCAGGTGGAGCAGCACTGGGAATTGCCACGGAAATTATTAAGACCCACGGACCGGATAGTTTTGTGGGTCGCCTTGTTTCGACCATGCAGGGTAGTAGTGATACAACCTTTTATGTGCTTACCCTTTACTTTGGTTCTGTGGGCATTCGTAAGTACCGTTATGCAGTGGCATCGGGTTTAACAGCGGATTTTACCACGCTTATCGCATCCATCATGATTTGTAAGCTAATGTTTTAGTTTAGACTTGCCCGGGTATGATACAATTGATCTGGCAATTATTTTCTAAGGAGATACGCATTATATGGAGGAAAGATTACAAAAAATATTGGCAAAAGCGGGAGTGGCTTCCCGTCGCCATTCTGAAGAATTAATTATCAGTGGTCAAGTTAAAGTTAATGGCAAAACAGTTACAGAAATGGGATTAAAAGTAGATCCAACAAAGGATAAAATTGAAGTAAAGGGGAAACCCCTTCCTCCACTGGAAAAAAAGGTTTATTTACTGATGAATAAACCCAGGGGATATGTAACGACCCTTAGTGATGAAAGGGATAGAAAAACTGTTGTTGATTTACTAAAAGGGGTAGAACAAAGGGTATATCCCGTAGGACGGCTGGACTACGATTCAGAGGGATTGCTTCTGTTGACCAATGATGGAGAGCTAACCCAGGCCCTTACCCATCCTAAACATAAGGTCAAAAAAACCTACTTGGCGAAGGTGGATGGCATACCTGAAACAGAGGAACTAAAAGCAATGGCCAAAGGCTTGGTGTTGGAAGATGGACCCACAGCACCGGCTGATGTAAGGCTTGCAGGCACTGGGGATAACAGGGCTTTACTGGAGATTTCCATTCACGAAGGCCGCAATCGTCAGGTAAGGAGAATGTGTGAGCATATTGGTTATAAAGTTCTTCGATTAAGAAGGACCCGTATAGGGACCCTTGAACTGGGTAGCTTAAAATCAGGTGAGGTACGGGCATTAACCAAGAAGGAATTAAGGGAGCTAGCCTCATTGGTGGGGTTAAAGCAAAATTATAATGATATGCAGCTTACCACCGAGGTTCAGAAGAAAAAGCCCAGCCCCTGCGGCAGGGTTGGCCGAATCAAAGGAAAGGTCTCCGAGCAAAAAAGTAATAGGTCTGCAAAGTCAAAGGTTAACGAATTTTTTGAAAAAGGGACATTAAGGGGTAAAAATAGTAAAAGTAAGGTTTCCAGCAGAGAGAGTAGTAGATAGACAACATTAACACGGCAACAGCCGTGTTTTTCCCTTATTTAGGCATAAACTACCCACCAGGTTGGCAATATTATAAAGTATTAGCCATCAGACTTCAGCTTAATGTGTAGTTTATAGGGTTGGCTTTGAGCCATGAGCCATGGCCCATGGCCCATGGCTTACGGAGGGTTCCAACCAAAGAACTTCTGAAGTTGATGGCTAATAAACATGTTAGGGTAAATGAAGTAGCATCCGGGGGGATTAAAATGCCGTATTGCAAAAAATGTGGAAACCATGAAAGCCTTGCAAGTTCCTATTTTTTACCCAGTTCAGAAACGGCAACGGCGCCACCCTATGGTCTGCTGGGCAATTTTAATCAAGAAGGTTATCTAACAACTTTGGAGTGTCAAGGGGCCAGTTTAGATGATGCTCAGGAAGCCTTTGAACGGCCAGAAATTTATTTTGATACCTGTCCGTCCTGTGGTTCCCATGATATCCATTGGTAAACCTAGCAGGATTTTTTCCCGCCTTAATCGAATTTTTTAAACTAGGTTGGGCGAGGAGGGTTTCTTTTGAGCTTACAGAAAGAAGATATTACACACCGCCCCTTACG
This genomic interval from Desulforamulus reducens MI-1 contains the following:
- a CDS encoding Gmad2 immunoglobulin-like domain-containing protein, which codes for MNNFFRSLCITLLILIPLGCTPAKKPEVQTQPKTIVVPDVSRITFESIDFEKSPEIVQALAKNYQEKHFATWTTVNGTNYIVVSRKNLPAGKDIQITEIERRIPANDFDWVNVKLQYKNILAEANNQEKNEMEKPLVVSFTMDRPVKALGFEIQKEKTQETKPVPVPAPIPTPGPTPQGTTNKTAEKGIKLSMPKPGEGVTTPVKVSGTSKGVDGTIRIRIKDSNGITLVEKPVAMNGGTFSGSMGFSPPANPEKGTVEAFVNGEGGVEKDMVAVPVTILPNSTNEPEPIGAP
- a CDS encoding DUF2953 domain-containing protein, which gives rise to MHFKYFRVAEDDTISFEFFLLGFIHYKIEVPVVIFQQKLSGISLTTRTELETGGDHSEELLGKQEKRTISSIGEAKNLCHRWWPFFRAIKPDMDYLLAHLSLERFVWKLRIGTGDAAVTGIITGVAWGIMGSITSLFYKKIATNKPEPELQVEPNFKKEVFSTSIDCIFKIRVVNIMVTGIKILQKKVKRRGVNDVVRTSH
- the ytfJ gene encoding GerW family sporulation protein; translation: MMLSEHPIEGLMKTAMESIKEMVDVNTVVGDPVETPDGSVIIPVSRVACGFAAGGGEYSAGISAKNNSNGDSVGSPFGGGSGAGVSVQPMGFLVVGNGQIRLLPVDDSHALFDRLIDAAPQMLNQIQNMFNKCDKKNTDSNTQPIV
- a CDS encoding ATP-binding protein — its product is MIDRLISVPHLNQLVLYSIWEKFINGQRIETKDLFSETYKAWLRCVEYRINPYQITTESLSEEELSYRKSKLTDMLELLTPHIETIKTTLSTHSDTFLILITDHEGFILESFTGKDSTKDLINVPYAPGIGYAEHLAGNNGIGSVLATGIPLAVLGAEHFVKDFHRWSCVGSPIIGDKGDIIAVLGVFMPCGMESPYTFSLTVAATKAVEAAIKQGQMEKQLQDTRKTLRNLMQQRNIIFNAMSQGVIILNHEGIVTFFNKAAEEIWHINADELVGRPFFCFSRCRRAEPLLIRSLKEANSFTNIECKCSNLLHEKYILVNISLLRDEKNAVSGAIGIYTDVTELRRQEARIREQEKLAVVGQMAAGMAHEIRNPLTSVRGFAQLMSEKMAEEQNPYKEFMEIMIQEIDQADSFINNFLQLARPKPPKMQACSLNQLILNFIKIFESQAFLQGVKIGIDLGEIPTIVIDKDQIKQVLLNLCQNALQAMNMQGTITIATRFHAAEKEVSLSVRDNGPGIPGDNIDKLGTPFFTTKDKGTGLGLSISYTIVDKHQGRIEVESTIDEGTCFKVYLPVYEQF
- a CDS encoding nucleoside recognition domain-containing protein: MVNYVWLGMVVFGILVAGAQGHIEVVTKAALDGAQIAVQTSLSLIAIITFWLGIMKLAEAAGLVQGLAKVVRPITGFLFPSIPKDHPAMGAIVMNLSANILGLGNAATPMGLIAMQELQKLNKHRPDTASEAMCTFLALNTGCITIIPTTIIGIRVLYGSQEPTEIVGTTVFATLCGMIVAILADRLLRSLYRNRW
- a CDS encoding spore maturation protein translates to MYELINQISRWAIPVMLLFIPLLAFIKKVPVFETFVEGAEAGFSTAIKTIPFLTAMLVAVSIFRASGAMELLASWISPVLNMVGIPADILPHAVMRPLSGGAALGIATEIIKTHGPDSFVGRLVSTMQGSSDTTFYVLTLYFGSVGIRKYRYAVASGLTADFTTLIASIMICKLMF
- a CDS encoding pseudouridine synthase, with the protein product MEERLQKILAKAGVASRRHSEELIISGQVKVNGKTVTEMGLKVDPTKDKIEVKGKPLPPLEKKVYLLMNKPRGYVTTLSDERDRKTVVDLLKGVEQRVYPVGRLDYDSEGLLLLTNDGELTQALTHPKHKVKKTYLAKVDGIPETEELKAMAKGLVLEDGPTAPADVRLAGTGDNRALLEISIHEGRNRQVRRMCEHIGYKVLRLRRTRIGTLELGSLKSGEVRALTKKELRELASLVGLKQNYNDMQLTTEVQKKKPSPCGRVGRIKGKVSEQKSNRSAKSKVNEFFEKGTLRGKNSKSKVSSRESSR